A section of the Candidatus Sulfotelmatobacter sp. genome encodes:
- a CDS encoding DUF6249 domain-containing protein — MWLGNIFDADFIVPLMIFSVPIVAIIGGITMGIVRTLARQRMVELAQQERIAAIQRGVDPGKLPPIPAGSDDWDDPSAMFRSFDDISRRRSQGLMIGGIVTLFTGIGLSAMLIVMHTGDNAWAIGLVPGLIGLALILSGLLVRPRGDGQRPNAPTR, encoded by the coding sequence ATGTGGCTCGGCAACATCTTCGACGCGGACTTCATCGTTCCCCTGATGATCTTCTCGGTGCCGATCGTCGCCATCATCGGCGGCATCACCATGGGCATCGTACGCACCCTGGCGAGGCAGCGCATGGTCGAGCTGGCGCAGCAGGAGCGCATCGCCGCGATCCAGCGCGGCGTGGATCCCGGCAAGCTTCCGCCGATTCCGGCCGGATCCGACGACTGGGACGACCCGAGCGCGATGTTCCGCAGTTTCGACGATATCTCCCGCCGCCGCTCGCAGGGACTGATGATCGGCGGGATCGTCACGCTGTTCACCGGCATCGGCCTCTCGGCGATGCTGATCGTCATGCACACCGGCGACAACGCCTGGGCGATCGGACTGGTGCCGGGACTGATCGGCCTCGCTCTGATCCTCAGCGGGCTGCTGGTGCGCCCGCGCGGCGACGGTCAGCGTCCCAACGCGCCGACCCGCTAG
- a CDS encoding tetratricopeptide repeat protein yields MSARPGDPRRSAARMRGASKPARAAATAERAAALPAMPEGVATRACWAALAALVLMAALRAGLGATHGMAAWGLNTLRFLPPAPGWPLWALASAALIPALARPLAAPLARLGDTLVDAPWRATLIAAPIGAGVVLALPDRVRFVGDFLLRQGTVEEAGKPGLLFPQALPLDVFLHVTLPTQLIDGLGFDANSAARAVGAVEAAVLAALSIRFARTLGVRGATVVAVAAIAWWSGALSMFTGYSKAFAELSVLSLALVWLAIRALRTGAPPLAFGILFGLSLTLHRSAIGFAPLGIATWALWGREHGASGAWKRPATWIALAIPIAMFGLMVPKLVATFLRWDAIHLTPAEVKLEGGPLRAAFYGNRPADLASLLLMLAPLLPAALAALAISARALPRKREALLLAALVVPLVGVIPFLHPAQGMFRDWDDFACAGAATAAACAWMAGESLRGAPRFSWLALGLALAAAVPSFQWLVLQSDLDRGLKRVEAIVAEPPPRTDTERGNTWDFLGIRNFRLQRWEASATAFAHAAETAPSPRILHQWAVAETEEGHYPAAQKIYRRMLEKSPDDLNAWSGLAAVSSQLGDTTTTREAALQMLRLQPGEPNATLLLRGLGYGAPGGSAPHR; encoded by the coding sequence ATGAGCGCGCGGCCGGGCGATCCGCGCAGGTCCGCCGCGCGAATGCGCGGCGCGTCGAAGCCGGCGCGTGCCGCGGCGACGGCCGAGCGCGCGGCCGCGCTACCGGCGATGCCCGAGGGTGTCGCGACGCGCGCCTGTTGGGCGGCGCTGGCGGCGCTGGTTCTCATGGCCGCGCTGCGCGCGGGGCTCGGCGCGACGCACGGCATGGCGGCGTGGGGCCTCAACACGCTCCGCTTCCTGCCGCCCGCGCCCGGCTGGCCGCTGTGGGCGCTGGCCTCGGCCGCGCTGATTCCGGCGCTGGCTCGGCCGCTCGCCGCGCCGCTCGCGCGCCTCGGCGACACGCTGGTGGACGCGCCGTGGCGCGCGACGCTGATCGCGGCCCCGATCGGCGCGGGCGTGGTGCTCGCGCTTCCCGATCGGGTGCGATTCGTCGGCGACTTCCTGCTGCGGCAGGGAACGGTCGAGGAGGCGGGAAAGCCCGGGCTGCTCTTCCCGCAGGCGCTGCCGCTCGACGTCTTCCTGCACGTCACGCTGCCCACGCAACTCATCGACGGTCTCGGCTTCGACGCCAACAGCGCCGCGCGCGCCGTCGGCGCGGTCGAAGCGGCGGTGCTCGCGGCGCTGTCGATCCGCTTCGCGCGCACGCTTGGAGTGCGCGGCGCCACGGTGGTGGCGGTGGCCGCGATCGCCTGGTGGAGCGGCGCGCTCTCGATGTTCACCGGCTACAGCAAGGCGTTCGCCGAGCTGAGCGTCCTGTCTCTTGCCCTCGTCTGGCTCGCGATCCGGGCGCTGCGCACCGGTGCGCCGCCGCTCGCGTTCGGCATTCTGTTCGGCCTGAGCCTGACGCTCCATCGCTCGGCGATCGGCTTTGCACCCCTGGGCATCGCGACCTGGGCGTTGTGGGGAAGGGAGCACGGAGCCTCCGGCGCATGGAAGCGCCCGGCGACGTGGATCGCGCTCGCGATTCCGATCGCGATGTTCGGCCTGATGGTCCCGAAGCTGGTCGCGACGTTCCTGAGATGGGACGCGATCCATCTCACCCCCGCCGAGGTGAAGCTCGAGGGCGGGCCGCTGCGCGCCGCGTTCTACGGCAATCGCCCGGCCGATCTCGCCAGTCTGCTGCTGATGCTGGCGCCGCTGCTGCCCGCGGCCTTGGCGGCGCTGGCGATCAGCGCGCGCGCCCTGCCGCGCAAGCGCGAGGCGCTGCTGCTCGCGGCGCTGGTGGTGCCGCTGGTCGGCGTCATCCCGTTCCTCCATCCGGCGCAGGGCATGTTCCGCGACTGGGACGATTTCGCCTGCGCGGGTGCCGCGACCGCTGCGGCCTGCGCGTGGATGGCGGGCGAGTCGCTACGCGGCGCCCCGCGGTTTTCGTGGCTGGCGCTCGGCCTGGCACTGGCGGCGGCGGTGCCGAGCTTCCAGTGGCTGGTGCTGCAGAGCGATCTCGATCGGGGATTGAAGCGCGTCGAGGCGATCGTTGCCGAGCCGCCGCCGCGCACCGACACCGAGCGCGGCAACACCTGGGACTTTCTCGGCATCCGCAACTTCAGGCTGCAGCGCTGGGAGGCGTCGGCGACGGCCTTCGCGCATGCCGCCGAAACCGCGCCGAGCCCGCGCATCCTGCATCAGTGGGCGGTCGCCGAAACCGAGGAGGGCCACTACCCGGCGGCGCAGAAGATCTACCGGCGCATGCTCGAGAAGTCGCCCGACGACCTGAACGCCTGGAGCGGGCTCGCCGCGGTCTCGTCGCAGCTCGGGGACACCACCACCACGCGCGAGGCGGCGCTGCAGATGCTGCGCCTGCAGCCCGGCGAGCCGAACGCGACCCTCTTGCTACGCGGGCTGGGTTACGGGGCGCCGGGCGGGAGCGCGCCGCACCGCTAG
- a CDS encoding AAA family ATPase, with the protein MKLLRLKADGFGALRGEFSFDPGRLTLIVDDNERGKSTLIAAITAALYGLDDDKRAHRVMTPLDRWRPWDGGSYRVELDIEEDGTRYTIKRDFARGGVEVWNDKGQEVTAEFRAGKDLYPVGQKLLGLDLFEFEKCALVRQNDLEGVVPGEEKARRMSTLHARLENAADTRVGDTNATEALQVLATAAANYTSRELDSTLTVENAVKRLEMMTGLLESELKQLEHDYSQIQAPLERLSKLSDAEKDARAVLDTLDSERREALAGEIRRQLEENRRHQAELEQLEDEVKSLSVAAEIPANAEADLRETVAKHEEALKSLESLETRRKEEQARERGALAAEAESLSIYSACEPDDADRAVALAGEMRRVGEEDQKLRTEVFGLRDALAGRGVEPERIQQLGGRFQRLSPDQQRLLRSQSELALAFQTEVADLERTRTESTDMLRRIDSLRTSRRLPGLVLLASGVSLGIAGGVFMAFKMGGPLGVVLLGGAAVLLLVGGGLLGNAAGARSDDRELALRQLSDAQRRLNQLRSQRAETEVGLSELSRSMGYRDPVELMRDWGEYAQLQEESGPVTRAQQQLGSLDTRKRSAVDEARGLLARAGGGEPTAERLEALAAGVRKLASIRQRMADTEKSWSWIDDEKRVAEASATGLKERAVKILAAAGLTYDAAQPWGPQVQQLAERAKSKSRLATLENELIPQAKRRVLPDKSRADLENQLEMLQSKGASAGASGARAQAEIDQESRTQREALEKVQQQRNDLRLEIDRTWSRYHTEQPEKAERLERAEMALARARRFRRAVDIARETISTVAQETHKRWADHLNTRVAELLAGVGAVVEQVRFGDDLDFSVTVTGQQMARGRAVQTLSAGARDQLYLAVRLAVSEYLSRGKAPLPMLIDDAFASSDDTRAKLGMKLLIEHFAQQHQVLVVTCHRGRHQTLAEADRALYAERVQWLDLAAARPAAAKS; encoded by the coding sequence GTGAAGCTCCTGCGCCTCAAGGCCGACGGTTTCGGAGCGCTCCGAGGCGAGTTCTCGTTCGATCCCGGGCGGCTGACGCTGATCGTCGACGACAACGAGCGCGGCAAGTCGACCCTGATCGCGGCGATCACGGCGGCGCTGTACGGGCTCGACGACGACAAGCGCGCCCATCGCGTGATGACGCCGCTCGATCGCTGGCGGCCCTGGGACGGCGGCAGCTACCGGGTCGAACTCGACATCGAGGAGGACGGCACGCGCTACACCATCAAGCGCGACTTCGCGCGCGGCGGCGTCGAAGTCTGGAACGACAAGGGACAGGAAGTGACCGCCGAGTTCCGCGCCGGCAAGGACCTCTATCCGGTCGGGCAGAAGCTGCTCGGCCTCGACCTCTTCGAGTTCGAGAAGTGTGCGCTGGTGCGCCAGAACGATCTCGAAGGCGTGGTGCCCGGCGAAGAGAAGGCGCGCCGCATGTCCACGCTCCATGCGCGGCTCGAGAACGCGGCCGACACGCGTGTCGGCGACACCAACGCCACCGAGGCGCTGCAGGTGCTGGCCACGGCCGCCGCCAACTACACCAGCCGCGAGCTGGACTCGACGCTCACCGTCGAGAACGCGGTCAAGCGGCTCGAGATGATGACCGGTCTGCTCGAGAGCGAGCTGAAGCAGCTCGAGCACGACTATTCGCAGATTCAGGCGCCGCTCGAGCGACTGAGCAAGCTCAGCGACGCCGAGAAGGACGCGCGCGCCGTGCTCGACACGCTCGACTCCGAGCGGCGCGAGGCGCTGGCCGGCGAGATCCGCCGCCAGCTCGAGGAGAATCGCCGCCACCAGGCCGAGCTGGAACAGCTCGAGGACGAGGTCAAGAGCCTGTCGGTGGCCGCCGAAATACCGGCCAACGCCGAGGCCGACCTGCGCGAAACCGTCGCCAAGCACGAAGAGGCGCTGAAGAGTCTCGAATCGCTCGAAACGCGCCGCAAGGAAGAGCAGGCCCGCGAGCGTGGAGCGCTCGCGGCCGAGGCCGAATCGCTCTCGATCTACTCGGCGTGCGAGCCCGATGACGCCGACCGCGCCGTGGCGCTGGCCGGGGAGATGCGCCGGGTGGGCGAGGAGGACCAGAAGCTGCGCACCGAGGTGTTCGGGCTGCGCGACGCGCTGGCCGGCCGCGGCGTCGAGCCCGAGCGCATCCAGCAGCTCGGTGGGCGCTTCCAGCGCCTCTCGCCCGACCAGCAGCGCTTGCTGCGCAGCCAGTCCGAACTGGCGCTGGCCTTCCAGACCGAGGTCGCCGACCTCGAGCGCACCCGAACCGAGAGCACCGACATGCTGCGGCGCATCGATTCGCTGCGGACCTCGCGGCGGCTGCCGGGCCTCGTGTTGCTGGCGAGCGGGGTCAGCCTCGGCATCGCTGGCGGTGTGTTCATGGCGTTCAAGATGGGCGGGCCGCTCGGCGTGGTGCTGCTCGGGGGCGCCGCGGTGCTGCTGCTGGTCGGCGGCGGATTGCTGGGCAACGCCGCGGGCGCGCGCAGCGACGATCGCGAGCTGGCGCTGCGGCAGCTCAGCGACGCGCAGCGGCGGCTCAACCAGCTGCGCAGCCAGCGGGCAGAGACCGAGGTCGGATTGAGCGAGCTGTCGCGCAGCATGGGCTACCGCGATCCGGTCGAGCTGATGCGCGACTGGGGCGAATACGCGCAGCTCCAGGAAGAGAGCGGGCCGGTCACGCGCGCGCAGCAGCAGCTCGGCTCGCTCGATACACGGAAACGCAGCGCGGTGGACGAAGCGCGCGGCCTGCTGGCGCGCGCCGGCGGCGGCGAGCCCACCGCCGAACGGCTCGAGGCGCTGGCCGCCGGCGTCCGAAAGCTCGCGAGCATCCGCCAGAGGATGGCCGACACGGAGAAGAGCTGGTCGTGGATCGACGACGAGAAGCGCGTCGCCGAAGCGTCGGCCACCGGATTGAAGGAGCGGGCGGTCAAGATCCTGGCCGCGGCGGGTTTGACCTACGACGCGGCGCAGCCGTGGGGACCGCAGGTGCAGCAGCTCGCCGAACGGGCGAAGAGCAAGTCGCGGCTCGCCACGCTCGAGAACGAGCTGATCCCGCAGGCGAAGCGGCGCGTGCTGCCCGACAAGTCACGCGCCGACCTCGAGAACCAGCTCGAGATGCTGCAATCCAAGGGCGCCAGCGCGGGTGCGTCCGGCGCGCGCGCTCAGGCGGAGATCGATCAGGAGAGCCGCACGCAGCGCGAGGCGCTCGAGAAGGTGCAACAGCAGCGGAACGATCTGCGCCTCGAGATCGATCGGACCTGGAGCCGCTACCACACCGAGCAGCCCGAGAAAGCCGAGCGTCTCGAGCGCGCCGAGATGGCGCTGGCCCGCGCGCGCCGCTTTCGCCGCGCGGTGGACATCGCGCGCGAGACCATCTCGACCGTGGCGCAGGAGACCCACAAGCGCTGGGCCGACCACCTCAACACCCGGGTCGCCGAGCTGCTCGCCGGCGTGGGCGCGGTGGTCGAACAGGTGCGATTCGGCGACGACCTCGACTTCTCGGTGACCGTGACCGGGCAGCAGATGGCGCGCGGCCGCGCCGTACAGACGCTGTCGGCCGGCGCGCGCGACCAGCTCTATCTGGCGGTGCGCCTCGCAGTGAGCGAGTACCTGTCGCGCGGCAAGGCGCCGCTGCCGATGCTGATCGACGACGCATTCGCGAGCAGCGACGACACGCGTGCCAAGCTCGGCATGAAGCTTCTGATCGAGCACTTCGCGCAGCAGCACCAGGTGCTGGTGGTGACCTGCCACCGCGGCCGGCACCAGACGCTGGCCGAGGCCGATCGCGCGCTCTATGCCGAACGCGTCCAGTGGCTCGATCTGGCGGCCGCGCGGCCGGCCGCCGCGAAGAGTTAG
- a CDS encoding RNA polymerase sigma factor, whose product MKPGDPEPPSNPLVHQTARPQPPDEEGPWIERARAGDAAAFRLLVERHRDRVHGLARRMLRSDPDAEEVAQDAFVRAWRALPGFRGDSSFGTWLHRIVMRLSLDRLEAMRRRQRREPALEDALEPAVEGPDHDARLRARKLDALVANLSDAQRAAVTLYYYEERSVEDVARVLNLPENTVKTHLSRARAVLRAAWLTGDEE is encoded by the coding sequence GTGAAACCCGGCGACCCCGAGCCCCCGTCCAACCCGCTGGTGCACCAGACCGCGAGGCCGCAGCCACCGGACGAGGAGGGCCCATGGATCGAGCGCGCGCGCGCCGGCGACGCCGCGGCGTTTCGGCTGCTGGTGGAGCGGCACCGCGATCGGGTGCACGGGCTCGCGCGGCGCATGTTGCGCAGCGATCCCGATGCCGAAGAAGTGGCGCAGGACGCGTTCGTTCGCGCCTGGCGGGCGCTGCCGGGGTTTCGTGGCGATTCGAGCTTCGGCACCTGGCTGCACCGGATCGTGATGCGCCTTTCGCTCGACCGGCTGGAGGCGATGCGCCGGCGGCAGCGGCGGGAACCGGCCCTGGAGGATGCGCTCGAGCCGGCGGTCGAGGGGCCCGACCACGACGCTCGCCTGCGCGCGCGGAAACTGGATGCGTTGGTGGCGAACCTCAGCGACGCGCAACGCGCGGCGGTGACGCTGTATTACTATGAGGAGCGTTCGGTGGAAGACGTGGCCCGGGTGCTGAACCTGCCCGAGAACACCGTGAAGACGCACTTGAGCCGCGCGCGCGCCGTGTTGCGCGCGGCGTGGCTCACCGGGGACGAAGAGTGA
- a CDS encoding DNA repair exonuclease, whose amino-acid sequence MAVARFLQISDLHLGRSFGWLPAEKRAERRADQRRALERAVREAIERGIHAILIPGDLFDADGVDAETMAFTVKVFEVPGCPPVFITPGNHDPWSESSHLWSARMLKARGWSWPETVHIFTTANWSAATVPNLSSVHVYGRCFTSSAVSTSRPLEEGSVILPDSADAQGLEIAMFHGSNEEKCPPGQKVTAPFSEKEIAHSPFAYHAVGHYHVPSRIEQKGGDMSSTTGRGVSGRASAGVRLAYAGSPIALDLSETGEHGALEVRVEYGGRQPMIEVEPIALDRRRTFDLNADISGCSSAEQVDRRVQKALDEAGVSELDLAQVRLQGRLAHGLRYAGASAEMQRRAFFLRVDLKRVRPDYDLDRYRREEPSTTEARFARALLDRIDAEKDPEEKAVLESALYYGLDAFKLREVMPAYEDLGA is encoded by the coding sequence ATGGCCGTTGCCCGCTTCCTCCAGATTTCCGATCTCCACCTCGGCCGCAGCTTCGGATGGCTGCCCGCCGAGAAGCGCGCCGAGCGCCGCGCCGATCAGCGCCGCGCCCTGGAGCGCGCGGTGCGCGAGGCGATCGAGCGCGGGATCCACGCCATCCTGATTCCCGGCGACCTGTTCGACGCCGACGGAGTGGATGCCGAGACCATGGCGTTCACGGTCAAGGTGTTCGAGGTCCCGGGCTGCCCGCCGGTGTTCATCACGCCCGGCAACCACGATCCCTGGTCGGAGAGCTCGCACCTGTGGAGCGCGCGCATGCTCAAGGCGCGCGGCTGGAGCTGGCCCGAGACCGTCCACATCTTCACCACCGCCAACTGGAGCGCGGCCACGGTGCCGAATCTCAGCAGCGTCCACGTCTACGGCCGCTGCTTCACCTCGAGCGCCGTCTCCACGTCGCGCCCCCTCGAAGAGGGCTCGGTGATCCTGCCGGACTCGGCCGACGCCCAGGGTCTCGAAATCGCGATGTTCCACGGCTCGAACGAGGAGAAATGCCCGCCGGGCCAGAAGGTCACCGCCCCCTTCAGCGAGAAGGAGATCGCGCACTCGCCGTTCGCCTACCACGCCGTCGGCCACTACCACGTGCCGTCGCGCATCGAGCAGAAGGGCGGCGACATGTCCTCGACCACGGGGCGCGGCGTGAGCGGCCGCGCCTCGGCCGGAGTGCGGCTCGCCTATGCCGGCTCGCCGATCGCCCTCGACCTCTCCGAGACCGGCGAACACGGCGCGCTCGAGGTGCGGGTCGAGTACGGCGGGCGCCAACCGATGATCGAGGTCGAGCCGATCGCGCTCGATCGCCGGCGCACCTTCGACCTCAACGCCGACATCAGCGGCTGCTCCAGCGCCGAGCAGGTGGACCGCCGCGTGCAGAAAGCGCTCGACGAAGCCGGCGTGAGCGAGCTGGATCTGGCGCAGGTGCGGCTCCAGGGCCGGCTCGCGCACGGGCTGCGCTACGCGGGCGCCAGCGCCGAGATGCAGCGCCGCGCGTTCTTCCTGCGCGTGGACCTCAAGCGCGTGCGCCCCGACTACGATCTCGATCGCTATCGGCGCGAAGAGCCCTCGACCACCGAGGCGCGTTTCGCGAGGGCCCTGCTCGACCGCATTGACGCCGAGAAGGATCCCGAAGAGAAGGCGGTGCTCGAGAGCGCGCTCTACTACGGCCTCGACGCCTTCAAGCTGCGCGAGGTGATGCCGGCCTACGAGGACCTCGGCGCGTGA
- a CDS encoding M28 family metallopeptidase encodes MALGLLRLGVASRASAQAPLPSLLGFRSADVPAERAREATLDAGIRPDSLRRHLRILTETPHVAGTPADLADAEYVRNRLIAYGWDAHLEAVPVYLNYPAEPVLELTEPTATPLATRERGLQWDKDAYDRDAFPAFHGYGAAGEVTAQVVYANYGDVDDFKKLAEVGIDVRGRIVLARYGRNFRGLKVRNAERAGAAGVIIYSDPADDGFARDDVYPRGQGRPEDAIQRGSVQYLSEGPGDPTTPGWGSTDKGKRLKPSEVKGIPKIPSIPLSWGEAKKILLALDGPRVPDAWQGGLELTYHMGPGPAKVHMKIGQNYSVRPIWNVIATLKGREAPDQWVIGGNHRDAWVHGANDPNSGTITMLEVARGIGALTRNGWRPRRTLVLCSWDGEEYGLLGSTEWCETNAAELKQKAVAYVNVDAAVGGHDFGVSGAHALGDVITEVINDVKDPGKGPSVGQVWADRLKNEGRADWARRNRERRWRGEPEQIFVPMPGSLGSGSDYTAFEDRLGIASCNLGFGGVGGVYHSQYDDFAFMDRVVDPGYAYHVAMVEIWSRLALRLAEAEAIPLRYSETGNFALEEIQTLDDRADDVNAALADSSKLKADLTALRAAATHLRDAGRTLESAVDRALTRGVWPDGSAASTNRLLIGAERNFIGAGLPGRTWFLNEIYAPGLNTGYAAVPLPRLGQAVLEHDAHAWRDGVEPIRAALERTATALQAK; translated from the coding sequence GTGGCATTGGGGCTGCTGCGGCTCGGCGTCGCGTCGCGCGCCTCGGCGCAGGCGCCGCTTCCAAGCCTGCTCGGCTTCCGCAGTGCCGACGTGCCGGCCGAGCGCGCGCGCGAGGCCACGCTGGACGCCGGTATCCGGCCCGACTCGCTGCGCCGCCACCTGCGGATCTTGACCGAGACGCCGCATGTCGCCGGCACGCCCGCCGATCTCGCCGACGCCGAGTACGTGCGCAACCGGCTGATCGCCTACGGCTGGGATGCGCATCTCGAGGCGGTGCCGGTCTACCTCAACTATCCGGCCGAGCCGGTGCTCGAGCTGACCGAGCCCACCGCCACGCCGCTCGCCACGCGCGAGCGCGGCCTGCAGTGGGACAAGGACGCCTACGATCGCGACGCGTTCCCGGCGTTTCACGGCTATGGCGCGGCCGGCGAGGTCACCGCGCAGGTGGTGTACGCCAACTACGGCGACGTGGATGACTTCAAGAAGCTCGCCGAGGTCGGCATCGACGTGCGCGGAAGGATCGTGCTGGCGAGGTACGGAAGGAACTTCCGCGGGCTCAAGGTGCGCAACGCCGAGCGCGCCGGAGCCGCCGGGGTGATCATCTACAGCGATCCGGCCGACGACGGCTTCGCCAGGGACGACGTCTATCCGCGCGGCCAGGGCCGCCCGGAGGACGCGATCCAGCGCGGCAGCGTCCAGTACCTGTCGGAGGGCCCGGGAGATCCGACCACGCCGGGCTGGGGCTCGACCGACAAGGGCAAGCGGCTCAAGCCCTCCGAGGTCAAGGGCATTCCGAAGATTCCGTCGATCCCGCTGTCGTGGGGCGAAGCGAAGAAGATCCTGCTCGCGCTCGACGGGCCGCGCGTCCCCGACGCCTGGCAGGGCGGGCTCGAGCTGACCTATCACATGGGTCCCGGGCCGGCCAAGGTGCACATGAAGATCGGCCAGAACTATTCGGTGCGGCCGATCTGGAACGTGATCGCGACCCTCAAGGGACGCGAAGCGCCCGATCAATGGGTGATCGGCGGCAATCATCGCGACGCGTGGGTCCACGGGGCCAACGATCCCAACAGCGGCACCATCACCATGCTCGAGGTGGCGCGCGGGATCGGCGCGCTCACCCGCAACGGCTGGCGGCCGCGCCGCACGCTGGTGCTGTGCTCGTGGGATGGCGAGGAGTACGGCCTGCTCGGCTCGACGGAATGGTGCGAGACCAACGCCGCCGAGCTGAAGCAGAAGGCGGTCGCCTACGTCAACGTCGACGCCGCGGTCGGAGGGCACGATTTCGGCGTCAGCGGCGCGCACGCCCTGGGCGACGTGATCACCGAGGTCATCAACGACGTGAAGGACCCCGGCAAGGGCCCGAGCGTCGGGCAGGTGTGGGCGGATCGGCTGAAGAACGAGGGCCGTGCCGACTGGGCGCGCAGGAATCGCGAACGCCGCTGGCGCGGGGAGCCCGAGCAGATCTTCGTGCCGATGCCCGGCTCGCTCGGCAGCGGTTCCGACTACACTGCGTTCGAGGATCGTCTCGGCATCGCCTCGTGCAATCTCGGCTTCGGAGGCGTGGGCGGCGTCTACCACTCCCAGTACGACGACTTCGCGTTCATGGACCGGGTGGTGGATCCCGGCTACGCCTACCACGTCGCGATGGTGGAGATCTGGTCGCGGCTGGCGCTGCGGCTCGCCGAAGCCGAAGCGATTCCGCTGCGTTACTCGGAGACCGGAAATTTCGCGCTCGAGGAAATCCAGACGCTCGACGATCGGGCCGACGACGTGAACGCCGCGCTCGCCGATTCCTCGAAGCTCAAGGCCGATCTCACCGCGCTGCGCGCCGCGGCCACGCACTTGCGCGATGCCGGGCGCACGCTCGAGAGCGCGGTGGATCGCGCGCTCACCCGCGGCGTGTGGCCGGATGGGAGTGCGGCGAGCACCAACCGGCTCCTGATCGGCGCCGAGCGCAACTTCATCGGCGCGGGCTTGCCGGGTCGCACCTGGTTCCTGAACGAGATCTACGCGCCGGGGCTCAACACCGGCTACGCCGCGGTGCCGCTGCCGCGTCTCGGCCAGGCGGTGCTCGAGCACGACGCGCACGCGTGGCGCGACGGCGTCGAGCCGATCCGCGCGGCGCTCGAACGCACCGCCACCGCGCTGCAGGCGAAGTAG